A single region of the Solwaraspora sp. WMMD791 genome encodes:
- a CDS encoding DUF4082 domain-containing protein, which yields MLRRPTGRRGRLALIGAVVLSFFATATVVTASVAGEQVNGYTFFADSDVSKVAVDPDSKPVELGLRFTSSADGTITSVRFLKAKGDRSAHRVSVWNARGKRLASAIPTRESRSGWQQVTLPKPVDVVAGEMYVVSYHTSRYRASQQYFAQPISAGPLTTVGAAGVYAYGSGGFPEQTWEASNYWVDLTFQKARGPGRPEPGPSASASPIPTPSASPTVAPTVAPTIAPTVAPQPTATAPTLDLPRVGWEGGPSYYAAFPHATASGWTNPSFFPIGVWYEGVYTQSEIDKDREVGLNTYVMLTDQSDLGLIRRNGMTAMTMGSRSGQGDESIGWILQDEVDMWGGAGDGTWTGKYPGQGHPCVTPNKHDCGFDVMDTLTERLPDRTRMRYTNYGKGVMFWQSDGDAARFVNNYTDIISNDIYWYTDPNVCYSSSEGPSMGVTAATCRRAANYGLTMDRMRELDAMDGKRQPIYAFVEVGHPFTENDAPTINGDQIAGAVMNSLIHEARGILYFNHNFGGSCISQHVLRDTCGRAVRPAVTELNKRVTALAPVLNTQSYEWEFNPRLDTMLKAYDGSYYVFAMLGRDGTTGPQQLKLPPGLSASKAEVLFENRTVAIADGVIQDGFSQEFTYHIYKITP from the coding sequence GTGCTACGGCGCCCTACCGGTCGCCGGGGCCGGCTGGCGCTGATCGGCGCGGTGGTACTCAGCTTCTTCGCTACCGCGACAGTGGTCACCGCCTCGGTCGCTGGCGAACAGGTGAACGGCTACACCTTCTTCGCTGACAGCGACGTGTCCAAGGTGGCGGTCGACCCGGACAGTAAACCGGTGGAGCTGGGACTACGGTTCACCTCGAGCGCCGACGGTACGATCACCTCGGTCCGGTTCCTCAAGGCCAAGGGCGACCGCAGCGCACACCGGGTCAGCGTCTGGAACGCGCGCGGCAAGCGTCTTGCGTCGGCAATCCCGACGAGGGAGTCCCGCTCCGGTTGGCAGCAGGTCACCCTGCCGAAGCCGGTCGATGTCGTCGCTGGCGAAATGTACGTGGTCTCGTATCACACCTCCCGTTACCGGGCGAGTCAGCAGTACTTCGCCCAGCCGATCAGCGCGGGTCCGTTGACTACCGTCGGCGCAGCCGGGGTCTATGCCTACGGGTCGGGCGGGTTTCCCGAGCAGACCTGGGAGGCGAGCAACTACTGGGTCGACCTGACGTTCCAGAAAGCACGCGGGCCTGGCCGCCCGGAGCCAGGCCCGAGCGCGTCTGCATCGCCGATCCCGACGCCCAGCGCCTCGCCGACTGTCGCTCCCACCGTCGCGCCGACGATCGCGCCGACAGTCGCGCCGCAACCGACCGCGACCGCTCCGACGCTGGACTTGCCCCGGGTCGGTTGGGAAGGTGGCCCCTCCTACTACGCGGCGTTCCCGCATGCCACGGCCTCCGGCTGGACGAACCCGTCGTTCTTCCCGATCGGCGTCTGGTACGAAGGCGTCTACACGCAGAGCGAGATCGACAAGGACCGGGAAGTTGGCCTCAACACCTACGTGATGCTGACCGACCAGTCTGATCTAGGACTGATCCGGCGTAACGGAATGACCGCGATGACCATGGGCAGCCGCAGCGGTCAGGGTGACGAGAGCATCGGGTGGATCCTGCAGGACGAGGTCGACATGTGGGGTGGTGCCGGCGATGGCACCTGGACCGGCAAGTATCCAGGTCAGGGTCATCCCTGCGTCACACCCAACAAGCACGACTGCGGCTTCGACGTCATGGACACGCTCACCGAACGGCTGCCGGACCGTACCCGGATGAGGTACACGAACTACGGCAAGGGCGTCATGTTCTGGCAGTCGGACGGCGACGCGGCCCGGTTCGTGAACAACTACACCGACATCATCTCCAACGACATCTACTGGTACACCGACCCGAACGTCTGCTACTCGTCCTCGGAGGGACCGAGCATGGGCGTCACGGCGGCCACCTGCCGGCGGGCGGCGAACTACGGGCTGACCATGGACCGGATGCGTGAACTCGACGCGATGGACGGCAAGCGGCAGCCGATCTACGCGTTCGTCGAGGTCGGCCACCCGTTCACCGAGAACGACGCACCGACCATCAACGGTGACCAGATCGCCGGTGCGGTGATGAACTCCCTCATCCACGAGGCACGGGGGATCCTCTACTTCAACCACAACTTCGGTGGCTCCTGTATCTCCCAGCACGTGTTGCGTGACACCTGTGGTCGGGCGGTGCGTCCGGCCGTCACCGAGCTCAACAAGCGGGTCACCGCGCTCGCCCCGGTACTGAACACCCAGTCGTACGAGTGGGAGTTCAACCCACGGCTGGACACGATGCTGAAGGCCTACGACGGCTCCTACTACGTCTTCGCCATGCTGGGCCGTGACGGCACCACCGGGCCTCAGCAGCTGAAACTGCCGCCAGGTCTGTCCGCGAGCAAGGCGGAGGTGCTGTTCGAGAACCGCACCGTCGCCATCGCGGACGGGGTGATCCAGGACGGATTTTCCCAAGAGTTCACTTACCACATCTACAAGATCACTCCCTGA
- a CDS encoding glycosyltransferase, whose amino-acid sequence MPVQITVIMPAFNEEEGIGAALRAMTESPHFGPDIDIIVAANGCSDRTAEVARACGVRVLEIATPSKIAALNAADAIADGDVRIYLDADIAAPVELLRALAAAIAEPGVEAAAPRPVIDASGSTWPVRAYYAINSRLPVFSGRLFGRGLIALSAEARARFTNFPDIIADDMFLDAVVRSTEKRDVDLPVRVVAPRRTGELVRRVARSRAGNAEFWHFVRTDPRGADLALDPVPGSSPWSWLRRVVLTTPRLVPAAFCYVTITVAAEFMRRSPGWNERSGWGRPGGGGPNPRGATDDPQSTVGSSDVGRG is encoded by the coding sequence GTGCCTGTGCAGATTACTGTCATCATGCCGGCCTTCAACGAGGAAGAGGGGATCGGCGCGGCCTTGCGTGCAATGACCGAATCTCCACACTTTGGGCCGGACATCGACATTATCGTGGCCGCGAACGGCTGCAGCGACCGCACGGCGGAGGTTGCTCGCGCCTGCGGCGTCCGGGTCCTGGAGATCGCCACTCCGTCCAAAATCGCCGCGCTGAACGCAGCCGACGCGATCGCCGACGGAGACGTACGGATCTATCTCGATGCCGACATCGCCGCGCCGGTCGAGTTGCTGCGCGCGCTGGCGGCCGCGATCGCCGAACCCGGTGTGGAGGCGGCGGCACCCCGGCCGGTGATCGACGCGTCGGGCAGCACGTGGCCGGTGCGTGCCTACTACGCGATCAACTCGCGCCTGCCGGTCTTCAGTGGCCGACTGTTCGGCCGGGGTCTGATCGCATTGTCGGCCGAGGCACGTGCGCGATTCACCAATTTTCCGGACATTATCGCCGACGACATGTTTCTTGACGCTGTGGTGCGGTCGACCGAGAAGCGCGACGTTGACCTGCCCGTACGGGTGGTGGCTCCACGCCGTACCGGCGAACTTGTCCGCCGGGTGGCCCGCTCCCGGGCGGGCAATGCGGAATTCTGGCATTTCGTCCGGACCGACCCGCGCGGCGCGGATCTTGCGCTCGATCCGGTGCCTGGATCCAGCCCGTGGTCGTGGTTGCGCCGAGTGGTGCTGACGACTCCCCGACTTGTTCCTGCGGCATTCTGTTATGTAACGATCACTGTTGCCGCAGAGTTCATGCGTCGTTCTCCTGGGTGGAACGAGCGGTCCGGCTGGGGCCGCCCCGGTGGCGGCGGACCGAATCCCCGCGGCGCCACTGATGATCCACAGTCAACGGTGGGTAGCTCCGATGTCGGACGAGGATAA
- a CDS encoding glycosyltransferase family 2 protein, which translates to MSRPDVSVVIVSYNTRELILRCLTELYASLATAPSVSVTAEVVVVDNASTDGSADAVAERFPQVRLVRLTDNVGFGRGVNRGALVSSGRYLLCLNPDTEPVGNPVAALVDFADRHPGHGMYTGRTLRPDGTDDNYSCWGLPTLWSTVGFATGLSTVLRGRAWADPEGLPNYDRRTVREVPALSGCLLLIERELFGRLGGFDPRYFLYSEDIDLSTRARALGARPVLTPDAQVVHLVGASSSSEGQRIRLLRGRSTYLRQHWSPTRARLGIGLLTAGVGLRALGRTLLGRDRSRGVDWVDVWRSRGDWAPGYPPVDEDRPTTERLASVPH; encoded by the coding sequence GTGAGCCGCCCGGACGTCTCGGTCGTCATCGTCTCGTACAACACCCGCGAGCTGATCCTGCGCTGCCTGACCGAGCTGTACGCCAGCCTGGCCACCGCACCGTCGGTGTCGGTCACCGCCGAGGTGGTGGTCGTCGACAACGCCTCGACCGACGGGTCGGCCGACGCCGTCGCCGAACGGTTCCCCCAGGTCCGACTCGTCCGGCTCACCGACAACGTCGGGTTCGGCCGGGGCGTCAACCGGGGTGCGCTGGTCAGCTCCGGCCGCTACCTGCTCTGCCTCAACCCGGACACCGAGCCGGTCGGCAACCCGGTCGCCGCGCTGGTCGACTTCGCCGACCGGCACCCCGGCCATGGCATGTACACCGGCCGGACGCTGCGCCCGGACGGCACCGACGACAACTACTCGTGCTGGGGCCTACCGACGTTGTGGAGCACGGTCGGGTTCGCCACCGGGCTGTCGACCGTCCTGCGCGGCCGGGCCTGGGCGGATCCGGAAGGGCTGCCCAACTACGACCGGCGGACCGTCCGCGAGGTGCCGGCGCTGTCCGGCTGTCTGCTGCTGATCGAACGGGAGCTGTTCGGACGGCTCGGCGGCTTCGACCCGCGCTATTTCCTCTACAGCGAGGACATCGACCTGAGCACCCGGGCCCGGGCGCTCGGGGCCCGACCGGTGCTCACCCCGGACGCGCAGGTCGTCCACCTTGTCGGTGCCTCGTCCAGCTCCGAAGGGCAGCGCATCCGGTTGCTCCGCGGCCGGTCCACCTACCTGCGGCAACACTGGTCACCGACGCGCGCCCGGCTGGGGATCGGGTTGCTGACCGCCGGCGTCGGGCTCCGCGCGCTCGGCAGGACGCTGCTGGGCCGCGACCGGTCCCGGGGAGTCGATTGGGTCGACGTCTGGCGGTCCCGGGGCGACTGGGCACCCGGATATCCGCCCGTCGACGAGGACCGGCCGACCACCGAGCGGCTCGCCAGCGTCCCCCACTGA
- a CDS encoding FHA domain-containing protein, which produces MSEHQSLLPLLQIVNGPTPGASYRLSAGNRVIGRDTGLDITIDDVKVSRCHATIEVGGGRTVLTDQASTNGTWVNELRIAQPTELRDGDRIRIGGIELRYYDPASALTDPVGTRIPLPTAAPSGVPVRPTTGLRSPLHAALGEPTQAMRPSRRPSLMLMAGLAAVFLVGWVTWLVVVIT; this is translated from the coding sequence ATGTCCGAACATCAGTCGCTGTTACCTCTCCTGCAGATCGTCAACGGCCCGACCCCCGGGGCCAGCTACCGCCTCTCCGCCGGCAACCGGGTGATCGGCCGGGACACCGGCCTGGACATCACGATCGACGACGTCAAGGTCAGCCGGTGTCACGCCACGATCGAGGTGGGCGGTGGCCGCACCGTCCTCACCGACCAGGCCTCGACCAACGGGACCTGGGTCAACGAGCTGCGGATCGCCCAGCCCACCGAGCTGCGCGACGGCGACCGGATCCGTATCGGCGGGATCGAGCTGCGTTACTACGACCCCGCGTCGGCCCTGACCGACCCGGTCGGCACCCGGATACCGCTGCCGACCGCCGCGCCGTCGGGCGTACCGGTCCGGCCGACCACCGGCCTGCGGTCGCCGCTGCACGCCGCGCTCGGCGAACCCACCCAGGCGATGCGACCGTCCCGTCGGCCCAGCCTGATGCTGATGGCCGGCCTCGCCGCAGTGTTCCTGGTCGGCTGGGTCACCTGGCTGGTCGTGGTCATCACCTGA
- a CDS encoding alpha/beta fold hydrolase, whose protein sequence is MSEPIRSMSILPAERRDIELHTADGLTLVGELALPVDRPPVATLICLHPLPTHGGMMDSHVFRKAAWRLPALAGLAVLRFNTRGTASERGTSEGSFDNAEGERYDVAAAIEYAEFAELPRIWLVGWSFGTDLALRYGCDPAVAGAVLLSPPLRFATDADLATWSESGKPVTALVPELDDYLRPAAATERFAAISQAEVVGVPGARHLWVGDVERVLDEVVRRVAPQVPVPLPTSWDGPMEVGDSSAYADRTVAAFADVPVTGPAQRDADPA, encoded by the coding sequence GTGAGCGAGCCGATCCGGTCCATGTCGATCCTGCCCGCCGAGCGCCGCGACATCGAGTTGCACACCGCCGACGGGCTCACCCTGGTCGGCGAGCTGGCGCTGCCGGTCGACCGCCCACCGGTCGCCACGCTGATCTGCCTGCATCCGCTGCCGACCCACGGCGGCATGATGGACAGCCACGTGTTCCGCAAGGCGGCCTGGCGGCTGCCGGCGCTGGCCGGGCTGGCCGTGCTGCGGTTCAACACCCGGGGTACGGCCAGTGAACGCGGCACCAGCGAGGGCAGCTTCGACAACGCCGAGGGGGAGCGGTACGACGTCGCGGCGGCCATCGAGTACGCCGAGTTCGCCGAGCTGCCCCGGATCTGGCTGGTCGGCTGGTCGTTCGGCACCGACCTGGCCCTGCGGTACGGCTGCGACCCGGCGGTCGCCGGGGCCGTCCTGCTCTCCCCGCCGCTGCGCTTCGCCACCGACGCGGACCTGGCCACCTGGTCGGAGTCGGGCAAGCCGGTGACCGCCCTGGTGCCGGAGCTGGACGACTACCTGCGACCGGCGGCGGCGACCGAACGGTTCGCCGCGATCAGCCAGGCGGAGGTGGTCGGGGTGCCGGGTGCCCGGCACCTGTGGGTCGGCGACGTCGAACGGGTGCTCGACGAGGTGGTGCGGCGGGTCGCGCCACAGGTGCCGGTGCCGCTGCCGACCAGCTGGGACGGCCCGATGGAGGTCGGTGACTCCAGTGCGTACGCCGACCGTACGGTGGCCGCATTCGCGGACGTGCCGGTCACCGGCCCGGCACAGCGCGACGCCGACCCGGCCTGA
- a CDS encoding WecB/TagA/CpsF family glycosyltransferase yields MVDEVVTALDAGRGGQIITPNVDILRRASREPECRKHVESSTLVVADGAPLIWASRLQGDPLPARVPGSDLIWSLSAALGARGRSVYLLGGEPGTAVRAAEVLRAAFPQLVIAGELSPPFGFDTSEEQLAAICAEVTAAAPDLVYVGLGFPKQERLIARLRPLLPGTWFMGCGAAIGFVAGVHRRAPRWMQRTGLEWVHRLLGEPHRLMRRYLLHDVPFALRLLGGSARNRLRPGRPAAEAPTEVSAAPTRRIPAPRGGRRQRRPDTVGTGRRR; encoded by the coding sequence GTGGTCGACGAGGTGGTCACCGCGCTCGATGCTGGGCGGGGTGGGCAGATCATCACCCCGAACGTGGACATTCTGCGCCGCGCGAGCCGCGAACCGGAGTGCCGCAAACACGTAGAGTCATCAACTCTGGTGGTGGCGGACGGCGCCCCGCTGATCTGGGCCAGTCGCCTCCAGGGCGACCCGCTGCCGGCCCGGGTCCCCGGCTCCGACCTGATCTGGAGCCTGTCGGCCGCCCTCGGTGCCCGGGGCCGGTCGGTCTACCTGCTCGGCGGCGAGCCCGGCACCGCCGTACGGGCGGCCGAGGTGCTGCGCGCCGCGTTCCCGCAGCTGGTGATCGCTGGCGAGCTGAGCCCGCCGTTCGGGTTCGACACCTCCGAGGAGCAGCTCGCTGCGATCTGCGCCGAGGTGACCGCTGCCGCACCTGACCTGGTCTACGTCGGTCTCGGTTTCCCCAAGCAGGAGCGGCTGATCGCCCGGCTCCGTCCGCTGCTGCCCGGGACCTGGTTCATGGGCTGCGGTGCGGCGATCGGCTTCGTCGCCGGAGTGCACCGTCGCGCCCCGCGCTGGATGCAGCGCACCGGGTTGGAATGGGTGCACCGGCTGCTCGGCGAACCGCACCGTCTGATGCGCCGCTACCTGCTGCACGACGTACCGTTCGCGTTGCGGCTGCTCGGCGGTAGCGCCCGGAACCGGTTGCGGCCCGGCCGCCCGGCGGCGGAGGCACCGACGGAGGTCTCGGCCGCGCCGACCCGGCGGATCCCGGCCCCACGGGGCGGCCGGCGGCAGCGTCGGCCCGACACGGTGGGCACCGGGAGGCGGCGGTGA
- a CDS encoding 3-hydroxybutyryl-CoA dehydrogenase, giving the protein MARECSTVGVVGLGTMGAGIVEVFARNGVPVVAVEIDQAALDRGRANLAASTDRAVARGKLDPADRDALHARVTFAVGLAALSEVDLVVEAVPERLDLKQRLLAALDHTCKPDAILATNTSSLSVTEIAVATGRPERVVGLHFFNPAPVMRLVEVVRTVVTDPAVVADVEALCRRLGKVGVTVGDRAGFIANWLLFGYLNQAIGMYESRYASREDIDTAMRLGCRLPMGPLALLDLIGLDTAYEVLDTMYRRGGRDRRHAPAPLLRQMVTAGLLGRKSGRGFYTYEAPGSARLVADDRTPPAGPAGPTAQQPAGSEPAGGAVAVRTVGIVGGGPTADHLTAACVAAGHTVVAVAYDGPGTDLAGLADADLVVETLAGDLATTRALLAALDTVCQPAAVLATTTSTLSVVDLAMATGRPEQVLGLHLPAPAPQGDLVELVRTIRAAPQAVATVAGFCTGLGKTVVTCDDRAGQLVGALLTPYLNDAVRMLEAGYATADDIDAAMTLGCGYPTGPFALIDTLGLDTVLAVARALYDETREPGLAPAPLLRHLVTAGRLGRHVGHGFRPYPQS; this is encoded by the coding sequence ATGGCGCGCGAGTGCAGCACGGTCGGAGTCGTCGGACTCGGCACGATGGGCGCGGGGATCGTGGAGGTCTTCGCCCGCAACGGCGTACCGGTGGTCGCGGTCGAGATCGACCAGGCGGCGCTGGACCGGGGCCGGGCCAACCTGGCCGCCTCCACCGACCGGGCCGTCGCCCGGGGCAAGCTCGACCCGGCCGACCGCGACGCCCTGCACGCCCGGGTCACCTTCGCCGTGGGGCTGGCCGCGCTGAGCGAGGTCGACCTGGTCGTCGAGGCCGTCCCGGAGCGGCTCGACCTCAAACAACGCCTGCTCGCCGCGCTCGACCACACCTGCAAGCCGGACGCGATCCTGGCCACCAACACCTCCTCGCTGAGCGTCACCGAGATCGCGGTCGCCACCGGCCGCCCCGAACGGGTCGTCGGCCTGCACTTCTTCAACCCGGCGCCGGTGATGAGACTCGTCGAGGTGGTCCGGACGGTGGTCACCGACCCGGCGGTCGTCGCCGACGTCGAAGCGCTCTGTCGGCGGCTCGGCAAGGTCGGCGTGACGGTCGGCGACCGGGCCGGTTTCATCGCCAACTGGCTGCTGTTCGGCTACCTCAACCAGGCGATCGGGATGTACGAGTCCCGGTACGCCAGCCGCGAGGACATCGACACCGCGATGCGACTGGGCTGCCGGCTGCCGATGGGCCCGCTCGCGCTGCTCGACCTGATCGGCCTGGACACCGCCTACGAGGTGCTGGACACCATGTATCGCCGGGGTGGCCGGGACCGCCGGCACGCCCCGGCTCCGCTGCTGCGCCAGATGGTCACCGCCGGGCTGCTGGGTCGCAAGTCAGGGCGGGGGTTCTACACCTACGAAGCGCCCGGTTCGGCGCGGCTCGTCGCCGACGACCGGACCCCGCCGGCCGGTCCGGCCGGCCCAACCGCTCAGCAGCCGGCCGGTTCGGAGCCGGCCGGTGGCGCGGTGGCGGTGCGTACCGTCGGGATCGTCGGCGGCGGACCGACCGCCGACCACCTCACGGCGGCCTGCGTCGCCGCCGGGCACACCGTCGTCGCTGTCGCCTACGACGGCCCCGGCACCGACCTGGCCGGACTCGCCGACGCCGACCTGGTCGTCGAGACGCTCGCCGGGGACCTGGCGACCACCCGGGCGCTGCTCGCCGCGCTGGACACCGTCTGCCAGCCGGCCGCCGTCCTGGCCACCACGACCTCGACGCTGTCCGTCGTCGACCTGGCGATGGCCACCGGCCGGCCGGAGCAGGTGCTCGGGCTGCACCTGCCCGCCCCGGCCCCGCAGGGCGACCTCGTCGAGCTCGTCCGCACGATCCGCGCCGCCCCGCAGGCCGTCGCCACCGTCGCAGGGTTCTGCACCGGCCTCGGCAAGACCGTGGTGACCTGCGACGACCGGGCCGGTCAGCTGGTCGGGGCACTGCTGACGCCGTACCTCAACGACGCCGTGCGGATGCTGGAGGCCGGGTACGCGACGGCCGACGACATCGACGCGGCGATGACCCTCGGCTGCGGCTACCCGACCGGCCCGTTCGCGCTGATCGACACCCTCGGCCTGGACACCGTCCTGGCCGTCGCGCGGGCGCTGTACGACGAGACGCGGGAACCGGGCCTCGCCCCGGCGCCGCTGCTGCGGCACCTGGTGACCGCCGGCCGGCTCGGCCGGCACGTCGGCCACGGGTTCCGGCCGTACCCGCAGAGCTGA